From Paracoccus suum, the proteins below share one genomic window:
- a CDS encoding GAF domain-containing protein has translation MVDYPALAARIRALTEGEDDVIALMATVACEVHQSDERFDWTGFYRVTAPEMLKIGPYQGGHGCLVIPFSRGVCGAAARTGQVQLVPDVDAFPGHIACASSTRSELVLPVTGAGGSLIGVFDIDSNRPGAFTTTDAVALEAILAEVFGHL, from the coding sequence ATGGTTGATTATCCCGCCCTTGCCGCCCGTATCCGCGCCCTGACCGAGGGCGAGGATGATGTCATCGCCTTGATGGCGACAGTGGCCTGCGAGGTGCATCAGAGCGACGAGCGCTTTGACTGGACTGGTTTTTACCGCGTGACGGCCCCTGAAATGCTGAAGATCGGGCCCTATCAGGGCGGCCACGGCTGTCTGGTCATCCCCTTCTCGCGCGGGGTGTGCGGGGCCGCAGCGCGGACCGGCCAAGTGCAACTTGTCCCGGACGTCGACGCCTTTCCGGGCCACATCGCGTGCGCCAGCAGCACCAGGTCCGAGCTAGTCCTGCCGGTGACCGGCGCGGGCGGCAGCCTGATCGGCGTCTTTGACATCGACAGCAACCGACCCGGTGCCTTTACCACCACTGATGCGGTCGCGCTGGAGGCTATTCTAGCCGAGGTTTTCGGCCATTTGTGA
- a CDS encoding LysE family translocator: MIVDTILAIPTAQLALFITSGLALNVAPGQDVMFASACGIRGGVRAGMLAGFGVGLGVLCHVAMATLGLGALLAAHPGAQTAVRLVGAGYLLWLAWKSWRAPPADEVSLRNAPPARATALIGRGALSNLLNPKPVLFLLSFLPQFTNPAWGPVWQQVLGLGLIFAFTGTLVTMAYGALAGLAREGLARRLGWVNRLAAVMFAGLALRLVLR; encoded by the coding sequence ATGATCGTCGATACCATCTTGGCCATTCCGACCGCGCAACTCGCGCTGTTCATCACCTCGGGCCTCGCGCTGAACGTGGCGCCGGGACAGGATGTGATGTTCGCCTCGGCCTGCGGGATTCGCGGCGGGGTGCGGGCCGGGATGCTCGCCGGATTTGGTGTTGGGCTGGGGGTACTGTGCCACGTCGCGATGGCGACGCTCGGCCTCGGGGCGCTACTTGCCGCACATCCCGGGGCGCAGACCGCCGTGCGCCTCGTCGGCGCGGGCTATCTGTTGTGGCTGGCGTGGAAAAGCTGGCGCGCGCCCCCCGCGGACGAGGTCAGCCTGCGCAATGCGCCCCCGGCGCGGGCCACCGCGCTGATCGGCCGCGGGGCGTTGAGTAACCTGCTGAACCCCAAGCCCGTCCTGTTCCTTCTGTCGTTCCTGCCGCAGTTCACCAATCCCGCATGGGGCCCGGTGTGGCAGCAAGTGCTGGGGCTGGGGCTGATCTTTGCCTTTACCGGCACGCTGGTGACCATGGCCTATGGTGCCCTCGCAGGCCTCGCGCGCGAGGGACTGGCGCGGCGCCTGGGCTGGGTAAACCGGCTGGCGGCGGTGATGTTTGCCGGCCTTGCCCTGCGCCTCGTGCTGCGCTAA
- a CDS encoding RluA family pseudouridine synthase, translating into MLPFVYAPPADPPRILHHDHEILIVDKQAGLLSVPGKGEDRADCLIERLRGIFPEVLLVHRLDLDTSGVMVFALTPHAQRHLGLQFERRHMRKSYVARLAGRLEPPQGTVDAALIVDWPNRPRQMIDPVNGRAAQTDWRVIRASETETRVRLHPLTGRSHQLRVHMASLGHPILGDPLYAEGPARDDHARLMLHAESLRLRHPDGGKHMTFSAAVPF; encoded by the coding sequence ATGCTGCCTTTCGTCTACGCCCCTCCGGCCGATCCGCCGCGCATCCTGCATCACGACCACGAGATCCTGATCGTCGACAAGCAGGCGGGCCTGCTGTCGGTGCCGGGCAAGGGCGAGGACCGCGCCGATTGCCTGATCGAGCGCTTGCGTGGAATCTTCCCGGAGGTGCTGTTGGTCCACCGCCTCGATCTGGACACCTCCGGCGTCATGGTCTTTGCCCTGACCCCGCACGCGCAACGCCACCTGGGCCTGCAGTTCGAGCGCCGGCACATGCGCAAGTCCTACGTCGCCCGCCTCGCCGGCCGGTTGGAGCCGCCGCAGGGCACAGTCGATGCGGCGCTGATCGTGGACTGGCCGAACCGCCCGCGGCAGATGATCGATCCGGTAAACGGCCGCGCTGCCCAGACCGACTGGCGCGTGATCCGCGCCAGCGAGACTGAGACGCGCGTTCGCCTGCACCCGCTGACCGGGCGCAGCCATCAGCTGCGGGTGCATATGGCGAGCCTCGGGCACCCGATCCTCGGCGATCCACTATATGCCGAGGGACCGGCGCGCGACGATCATGCCCGGCTGATGCTGCATGCCGAATCCTTGCGCCTGCGCCACCCTGATGGCGGCAAGCACATGACCTTTTCGGCAGCTGTTCCTTTCTGA
- the pncA gene encoding bifunctional nicotinamidase/pyrazinamidase, which translates to MTATTGTALIVVDMQLDFCPGGTLAVAGADEIIAPINAMMPDFDAVILTQDWHPPNHSSFADNHPDAKPYDVTTMPYGPQVLWPRHCVMGSDGARFHPDLLLDCADMIVRKGFREHIDSYSTFFENDHTTPTGLGGYLRDRGLTQLTLVGLAHDFCVAWSAVDAVRLGFSVEVRTEATRAIDLDGTRMRADAVMRAEGVVLK; encoded by the coding sequence ATGACGGCAACCACGGGGACGGCATTGATCGTCGTCGACATGCAACTGGATTTCTGCCCCGGCGGGACGCTGGCTGTCGCGGGGGCTGACGAGATTATTGCGCCGATCAACGCCATGATGCCTGATTTCGACGCGGTGATCCTGACCCAGGATTGGCACCCGCCGAACCATAGCAGCTTTGCCGACAACCACCCCGACGCCAAGCCCTATGACGTGACGACGATGCCCTACGGCCCGCAGGTGCTATGGCCGAGACACTGCGTCATGGGCTCGGACGGGGCGCGGTTTCACCCGGATCTGCTGCTGGATTGCGCCGACATGATCGTGCGCAAGGGGTTTCGCGAACACATCGACAGCTATTCCACCTTCTTCGAGAATGATCACACGACGCCTACCGGCCTTGGCGGCTATCTGCGCGACCGCGGGCTGACGCAGCTGACGCTGGTTGGCCTTGCGCATGATTTCTGCGTCGCGTGGAGCGCGGTCGACGCGGTGCGCCTGGGCTTTTCGGTCGAGGTCCGTACCGAGGCGACGCGCGCCATCGACCTGGACGGGACCCGGATGCGGGCCGATGCAGTGATGCGTGCCGAAGGGGTGGTGCTGAAATGA
- the pncB gene encoding nicotinate phosphoribosyltransferase, whose translation MITPAVDIATRVYNHAWKIDPIIRSLIDTDFYKLLMCQSVFRNRPDVNVTFSLINRTPSVRLAELIDEGELREQLDHVRDLSLTRGESTWLRGNTFYGKRQMFRPDFMEFLEGLRLPPYILEKRDGQYELTFEGPWPEVMLWEIPALAILMELRSRAVLKGMGRFELQVLYARAMTRLWEKIETLRQLDGLRIADFGTRRRHSFLWQDWCVQAMQEGLGEASQGGAFTGTSNCLIAMRRDIEAIGTNAHELPMVYAALTDSDAALRQAPYRVLADWHEEHDGNLRVMLPDTYGTRGFLNGAPDWLAGWTGIRIDSGDPVATAEYAIRWWQSRGEDPREKLVIFSDGLDVAEIAMLHARFNGRVKVSFGWGTLLTNDFRGLVQGDGLAPFSLVCKAVAANGRPTVKLSDNPEKATGPADLIAHYRKVFDVGPQERRALAV comes from the coding sequence ATGATCACCCCGGCCGTCGATATCGCGACGCGCGTTTACAACCACGCCTGGAAGATCGACCCGATCATCCGCAGCCTGATCGACACCGATTTCTACAAGCTACTGATGTGCCAATCGGTTTTTCGCAACCGGCCCGATGTCAACGTCACCTTCAGCCTGATCAACCGCACCCCCAGCGTGCGCCTGGCCGAGCTGATCGACGAGGGCGAGTTGCGCGAGCAGCTGGACCATGTGCGCGATCTCAGCCTGACGCGGGGCGAGTCGACCTGGCTTCGCGGCAACACCTTTTACGGCAAACGCCAGATGTTCCGCCCCGACTTCATGGAGTTCCTCGAGGGTCTGCGCCTGCCGCCCTATATCCTGGAAAAACGCGACGGCCAGTACGAGCTGACTTTCGAGGGCCCCTGGCCCGAGGTCATGTTGTGGGAAATCCCGGCCCTCGCGATCCTGATGGAGTTGCGCTCGCGCGCGGTGCTGAAGGGCATGGGCCGGTTCGAACTGCAGGTACTCTACGCCCGCGCCATGACCCGGCTTTGGGAAAAGATCGAGACCCTGCGGCAACTGGACGGGTTGCGTATCGCCGATTTCGGTACCCGCCGGCGGCACAGCTTTCTTTGGCAGGACTGGTGCGTGCAGGCCATGCAGGAGGGCCTCGGCGAAGCTTCGCAGGGCGGGGCATTCACAGGCACCAGCAACTGCCTGATCGCGATGCGCCGCGACATCGAAGCGATCGGCACCAACGCGCATGAGCTGCCGATGGTCTATGCCGCGCTGACGGACAGCGACGCGGCGCTGCGGCAGGCGCCTTATCGCGTTCTGGCCGATTGGCACGAGGAGCATGACGGCAACCTGCGCGTGATGCTGCCCGACACCTACGGCACGCGCGGCTTTCTGAATGGCGCGCCCGACTGGCTGGCGGGCTGGACCGGCATCCGCATCGATTCAGGCGACCCGGTCGCGACTGCCGAATATGCGATCCGCTGGTGGCAGTCGCGCGGCGAGGATCCGCGTGAAAAGCTGGTAATCTTTTCAGACGGGCTGGATGTGGCCGAGATCGCCATGCTGCACGCGCGGTTCAATGGCCGGGTGAAGGTCAGCTTCGGCTGGGGCACGCTGCTGACCAATGATTTCCGCGGGCTGGTGCAGGGCGACGGGTTGGCGCCTTTCAGCCTGGTCTGCAAGGCGGTCGCAGCCAATGGCCGCCCGACCGTCAAGCTGTCGGACAATCCCGAAAAGGCGACCGGCCCGGCCGACCTGATCGCCCATTACCGCAAGGTGTTCGACGTCGGCCCGCAGGAACGTCGCGCCCTGGCGGTCTGA
- a CDS encoding NUDIX hydrolase: MSKGRHQDKPPKNDARAPQAHKGAARDDVAVVYANGSAQPPAPAALLKTPNAAIAPGAPDISIPVRRKKPETQVAALCLNEARDRVLLITSRGTGRWVVPKGWPMRKFSLPGTALQEAWEEAGVEGVVGQTELGRYHYAKLQDQAFAIPIEVRVFAVIVRRLKSRFPEAGERKLKWFRPEEAAPLVAEAGLRDLILSLPELVTSGRLMPKKSDKRRK, translated from the coding sequence GTGAGCAAGGGACGGCACCAGGATAAACCGCCCAAAAACGACGCCCGTGCCCCCCAAGCGCACAAGGGCGCCGCGCGCGATGACGTGGCGGTCGTGTACGCAAACGGATCGGCCCAGCCTCCGGCACCCGCGGCCCTGTTGAAAACCCCCAATGCCGCCATCGCCCCCGGCGCGCCGGACATCTCGATCCCCGTCCGACGAAAAAAGCCCGAGACCCAGGTCGCGGCCCTGTGTCTGAACGAGGCGCGTGATCGTGTCCTGCTGATCACCAGCCGCGGGACGGGGCGCTGGGTCGTCCCCAAGGGATGGCCGATGCGCAAGTTCTCGCTGCCCGGAACCGCCTTGCAGGAGGCGTGGGAGGAGGCCGGGGTCGAGGGCGTGGTCGGCCAGACCGAACTCGGCCGGTATCACTATGCCAAGCTGCAGGACCAGGCGTTCGCCATTCCTATCGAGGTCCGGGTGTTTGCGGTAATCGTGCGCCGGCTGAAGTCACGCTTCCCCGAGGCCGGCGAGCGCAAATTGAAATGGTTCCGCCCCGAGGAGGCCGCCCCGCTGGTCGCCGAGGCAGGGCTGCGCGATCTGATCCTGTCGCTGCCGGAACTGGTCACGTCCGGCAGGTTGATGCCCAAGAAGTCGGACAAGCGCCGCAAGTAG
- the arfB gene encoding alternative ribosome rescue aminoacyl-tRNA hydrolase ArfB, with translation MLRISEQVSLEDWELSEQFTRAQGPGGQNVNKVSTAVELRFEAERSPHLSDAVKRRLRRLAGRRWTLDGAIVIRAEETRSQVRNRALARERLAELVREALVPPAPRIRTRPTLGSVRRRLKAKAVRGEVKVARARIEDAE, from the coding sequence ATGTTGAGAATTTCGGAACAGGTGTCCCTGGAGGATTGGGAGCTGTCAGAGCAGTTCACCCGGGCCCAGGGGCCCGGCGGGCAGAACGTGAACAAGGTCTCGACCGCGGTCGAGTTGCGCTTCGAGGCGGAACGCTCGCCCCATCTGTCCGATGCGGTCAAGCGCCGCCTGCGCCGACTGGCCGGGCGGCGCTGGACGCTGGACGGCGCCATCGTCATCCGCGCCGAGGAGACGCGCAGCCAGGTCAGGAACCGCGCCCTTGCGCGCGAGCGGCTGGCAGAACTGGTCCGCGAGGCGCTGGTGCCGCCCGCACCCCGCATCCGCACCCGCCCGACGCTCGGCAGCGTGCGCCGGCGTCTGAAGGCAAAGGCCGTTCGCGGCGAGGTCAAGGTGGCCCGCGCCCGGATCGAGGATGCCGAGTGA
- a CDS encoding TRAP transporter substrate-binding protein, with protein MDRRTFISTAGVGGAAAALAAPALAQGAPKVQWRLTSSYPKSLDTLYGISEGLAERVSALTDGNFTLQVFAPGEIVPALQALEAAGAGTVECAHSLGSFNIGKDPTFAFDTSLPFGLNTRQHNAWLFQGGGRELINEFLVPHNVYAIPSGNTGAQMGGWYRKEINSVADLSGLKLRIAGLGGNILSRLGVVPQQIGGGDIYAALEKGTIDAAEFSGPYDDEKLGFVKVAPYYYAPGWWEGTANVGLFINLDKWKGLPPEYQAALETASSATLVDCLAKYDARNPEAVYKLVAQGAQLRTFPDEVMQAAYVEAFKMYDEIAGSNEAFRKIYEPWKAFAEKARTWNRVCELPFDYFLATKINQTTEAKPAP; from the coding sequence ATGGATCGCAGGACCTTTATTTCGACCGCCGGCGTCGGCGGCGCGGCTGCGGCATTGGCCGCGCCGGCCCTGGCGCAGGGCGCGCCCAAGGTGCAATGGCGCCTGACCTCGAGCTACCCGAAAAGCCTCGACACCCTCTACGGCATTTCAGAGGGGCTGGCCGAGCGCGTTTCTGCGCTGACCGACGGCAATTTCACGCTTCAGGTGTTCGCCCCCGGTGAGATCGTCCCGGCGCTGCAGGCGCTGGAGGCGGCGGGCGCGGGCACCGTGGAATGCGCCCATTCGCTGGGCAGCTTCAACATCGGCAAGGATCCGACGTTTGCCTTTGACACCTCGCTGCCGTTCGGCCTGAACACCCGCCAACACAATGCCTGGCTTTTCCAGGGCGGCGGGCGAGAGCTGATCAACGAATTCCTCGTGCCGCATAACGTCTACGCGATTCCGTCGGGCAACACTGGCGCGCAGATGGGCGGCTGGTATCGCAAGGAGATCAACAGCGTCGCGGACCTCTCGGGCCTCAAGCTGCGGATCGCCGGGCTGGGTGGCAACATCCTCAGCCGGCTGGGCGTGGTGCCGCAGCAGATCGGCGGCGGGGACATCTATGCCGCGCTGGAAAAGGGCACCATCGACGCGGCGGAATTCTCGGGTCCGTACGATGACGAGAAGCTGGGGTTCGTAAAAGTCGCGCCCTACTATTACGCCCCCGGCTGGTGGGAGGGGACGGCCAACGTCGGGCTGTTCATCAACCTCGACAAGTGGAAAGGGCTGCCCCCCGAATACCAGGCCGCGCTGGAAACCGCGTCCTCGGCGACGCTGGTCGATTGCCTGGCCAAATACGACGCCCGCAACCCCGAGGCGGTCTACAAACTGGTCGCCCAGGGCGCGCAACTGCGAACCTTCCCCGACGAAGTCATGCAGGCCGCCTATGTCGAGGCGTTCAAGATGTATGACGAAATCGCCGGCAGCAACGAGGCGTTCCGAAAGATCTATGAGCCGTGGAAGGCGTTCGCCGAAAAGGCCCGGACCTGGAACCGGGTGTGCGAATTGCCGTTCGACTACTTCCTGGCAACCAAGATCAACCAGACGACCGAGGCCAAGCCCGCGCCCTGA
- a CDS encoding phosphomannomutase codes for MSTPTALDLGPRTITCFKAYDVRGKLGSELDEDIAYRIGRAFAQARGAKSVVVGRDSRESSPVLAAALTRGLTEGGADVLDLGLAGTEEVYFATPHYDADGGIEVTASHNPIDYNGMKMVAAGSAPLDPASDLPPIVALAQSGSFAAPARVGEVRAIPESRTAYAKAVVDFIDVSVLKPMKILVNAGNGTAGPTFDAIAAELEARGAPLTFIRINHEVDSSFPNGIPNPLLDENQAMTADPVRANRADLGIAWDGDFDRCFFFDGAGRFIPGEYIVGLLGAAFLEKSPGEKIVHDPRVIMNTRAMIEEAGGVAVVSKTGHAFLKRKMRDEGAIYGGEMSAHHYFRDFHYADSGMIPWLLVVELLSRKGKTLAEMLDERMRAYPSSGEANFRIADPDAAIARVVDHFASQKPRRDDLDGVSLDFGDWRFNIRKSNTEPVVRLNVEGKGDAAAVAAHRDEIAALLTAAG; via the coding sequence ATGTCCACTCCGACCGCACTCGACCTAGGTCCGCGCACGATCACCTGCTTCAAGGCGTATGACGTTCGCGGCAAGCTGGGCAGTGAACTGGACGAAGACATCGCTTATCGCATCGGCCGTGCCTTCGCCCAGGCGCGTGGCGCGAAATCTGTGGTCGTCGGCCGCGACAGCCGCGAAAGCTCGCCCGTGCTGGCCGCCGCGCTGACGCGCGGACTGACCGAGGGCGGGGCGGACGTTCTGGACCTGGGCCTCGCCGGCACCGAGGAGGTCTATTTCGCGACCCCGCACTACGATGCCGATGGAGGGATCGAGGTGACAGCCTCGCACAATCCCATCGATTATAACGGCATGAAGATGGTCGCGGCAGGCAGCGCGCCACTGGATCCGGCGTCCGACCTGCCGCCGATCGTCGCCCTCGCCCAGTCCGGCAGTTTTGCCGCCCCTGCCCGTGTCGGCGAGGTCCGCGCGATCCCCGAATCGCGCACGGCCTATGCCAAGGCGGTGGTCGATTTCATCGACGTGTCGGTGCTGAAACCGATGAAGATCCTGGTCAACGCCGGCAATGGCACTGCCGGGCCGACCTTCGACGCAATCGCGGCGGAGCTCGAGGCACGCGGCGCGCCGCTGACTTTTATCCGCATCAACCATGAGGTCGATTCGTCCTTTCCCAACGGGATTCCGAACCCTCTGCTGGATGAAAACCAAGCCATGACGGCGGACCCGGTGCGCGCGAATCGCGCCGATCTCGGGATCGCCTGGGACGGCGACTTCGACCGCTGCTTTTTCTTCGATGGCGCGGGGCGGTTCATTCCCGGCGAATATATCGTCGGCCTGTTGGGCGCGGCTTTCCTGGAAAAATCCCCGGGCGAGAAGATCGTTCACGACCCCCGCGTCATCATGAACACGCGCGCCATGATCGAGGAGGCCGGCGGCGTCGCCGTGGTCAGCAAGACCGGCCATGCCTTCCTCAAGCGCAAGATGCGCGACGAAGGTGCGATCTACGGCGGCGAGATGTCGGCCCACCATTATTTCCGCGACTTCCACTATGCCGACAGCGGCATGATCCCGTGGCTGCTGGTGGTCGAGTTGCTCAGCCGCAAAGGCAAGACCCTGGCCGAGATGCTGGACGAGCGGATGCGCGCCTATCCGTCCTCGGGCGAGGCAAACTTTCGCATTGCTGACCCCGACGCCGCCATCGCGCGTGTGGTGGATCACTTTGCCAGCCAGAAACCGCGGCGGGACGATCTGGACGGGGTCAGCCTGGATTTCGGCGACTGGCGGTTCAACATCCGCAAGTCGAACACCGAGCCGGTGGTGCGCCTGAATGTCGAGGGCAAGGGCGATGCGGCGGCCGTTGCAGCCCACCGCGACGAAATCGCGGCCCTGCTGACCGCGGCGGGCTAA
- a CDS encoding ABC transporter ATP-binding protein yields MIRLENVTKVYRSRGVTTLVADQINATFATGASVGLLGRNGAGKSSLIRMISGTMLPTSGRIWSDGTISWPVGFAASFHPELTAAQNVRFVARIYGVDTDELADFVREFANLGHHFDRPYYTFSSGMRSRVAFGTSMGIAFDTYLIDEVTSVGDGDFRRRSEEVFQDRMSRAGAIVVSHSLALIRRLCTQAAVLHQARLTFFDDVEEAIAMHEDLLGVPRSRVIMPAVAVPGQAVITADDD; encoded by the coding sequence ATGATCCGGCTGGAAAACGTCACCAAGGTCTACCGCTCGCGCGGGGTCACCACCCTGGTTGCGGATCAGATCAACGCGACCTTCGCGACCGGCGCCTCGGTCGGGCTGCTGGGCCGCAACGGGGCTGGCAAGTCCTCGCTGATCCGCATGATCTCGGGGACCATGCTGCCAACCTCAGGGCGGATCTGGTCGGACGGCACGATCTCGTGGCCGGTCGGCTTTGCCGCGTCCTTCCACCCCGAGCTGACGGCCGCCCAGAACGTGCGCTTTGTCGCCCGGATCTACGGCGTCGACACCGACGAACTGGCGGATTTCGTGCGCGAGTTCGCCAATCTCGGCCATCATTTCGACAGGCCGTATTACACCTTCTCGTCGGGCATGCGCTCGCGCGTCGCCTTCGGCACCTCGATGGGAATCGCCTTCGATACTTACCTGATCGACGAGGTAACCAGCGTCGGCGATGGCGATTTCCGCCGCCGGTCCGAGGAGGTCTTCCAGGACCGGATGAGCCGCGCGGGCGCCATCGTTGTCAGTCACTCGCTGGCGCTGATTCGGCGCCTTTGCACTCAGGCAGCGGTGCTGCACCAGGCCCGGCTGACCTTCTTTGACGATGTCGAGGAGGCCATCGCGATGCACGAGGATCTGCTGGGCGTGCCGCGATCGCGTGTCATCATGCCGGCCGTCGCGGTGCCTGGGCAGGCTGTCATCACCGCGGACGACGACTGA
- a CDS encoding capsule biosynthesis protein produces the protein MLILSFLVLVLLPLTASAWYLWTRAQDQYVSVMGFSVRKEDQKGGIDLLGGLGAFTSSGGASDQNILYQFIRSEDMVRAVNNTIDLKARFSAGWPRDFVYAYDPSGTIEDLVKYWNRQVTVLSDDKTGIITVKTAAFSPQDAKTIADAIYDASSKTVNRLSDQAREDATRYAREELNKAEQRVEEVRGRMTQYRTRTQLVDPKAEFESQMGILTQLQSQLAAALVAQDMLVENGTLESDPRFEQGKKKIGAIESRIQQERDKFSTSRDGPGGESYAKLVADYEQLTADRTFAEATYTAARATYDKALGEAQRQTRYLAAHIVPQLSEQSQRPNRPMVLALMALFLTLGWSILLLVYYSVRDRA, from the coding sequence ATGCTGATTCTCAGCTTCCTGGTCCTGGTCCTTCTGCCGCTTACTGCATCCGCCTGGTACCTGTGGACACGCGCGCAGGACCAGTATGTCTCGGTCATGGGATTCTCGGTCCGCAAGGAAGACCAGAAAGGCGGGATCGACCTTCTCGGCGGGCTCGGGGCATTCACCTCGTCAGGCGGGGCGTCCGATCAGAACATCCTCTACCAGTTCATCCGCAGCGAGGACATGGTCCGGGCAGTGAACAACACCATCGACCTCAAGGCACGATTCTCGGCCGGCTGGCCTCGGGATTTCGTCTATGCCTATGACCCCTCGGGCACGATCGAGGACCTGGTCAAATACTGGAACCGACAGGTCACCGTCCTCAGCGACGACAAGACGGGCATCATCACCGTCAAGACGGCCGCCTTCTCGCCGCAGGACGCCAAGACCATTGCCGATGCCATCTATGATGCCAGCAGCAAGACCGTGAACCGGCTCTCAGACCAGGCGCGCGAGGATGCCACCCGCTACGCCCGCGAGGAGTTGAACAAGGCCGAACAGCGGGTCGAGGAGGTGCGGGGCCGCATGACCCAGTACCGCACCCGCACCCAGCTGGTCGATCCCAAGGCGGAGTTCGAGAGCCAGATGGGCATCCTCACGCAACTGCAGAGCCAACTTGCCGCGGCACTCGTCGCGCAGGACATGCTGGTCGAGAATGGCACGCTCGAATCCGATCCGCGCTTTGAGCAGGGCAAGAAAAAGATCGGCGCCATCGAGAGCCGCATCCAGCAGGAGCGGGACAAGTTCAGCACGTCGCGCGACGGCCCGGGCGGCGAGAGTTACGCCAAGCTGGTCGCGGATTACGAACAGTTGACCGCCGATCGCACCTTTGCCGAGGCGACCTATACCGCTGCCCGCGCGACCTATGACAAGGCCCTGGGCGAGGCGCAGCGCCAGACGCGCTATCTTGCCGCCCACATCGTGCCCCAGTTGTCAGAGCAGTCGCAGCGGCCGAACCGGCCCATGGTTCTGGCGCTGATGGCGCTGTTCCTGACACTTGGCTGGTCGATCCTGCTGCTGGTCTATTACAGCGTGCGGGACCGCGCCTGA
- a CDS encoding ABC transporter permease, whose protein sequence is MAQPTLTDSAGLTTPPTAAVMTPLRAPAQRPKIRFKMVRIVAALMLREIATRYGRSPGGYLWVLAEPMAGIALLSFIFSITLAAPAIGTNFPLFYASGFLPFAMYMELSGTVARSIAFSRPFLQYPPVTYTDALIARVLLNFVTQIVVCGMIFTGIDLFYGLHTVWNIPALLEGAVLTALLAVGVGVMNCYLFLEFPIWERIWSILMRPLFLISGVFYLYSSMPMAAQNVLWFNPLVHCVALVRRGIYGTYDASYASPAYVLIVSGVLIFFGMLLLNRHHLRLLER, encoded by the coding sequence ATGGCCCAGCCGACCCTTACCGACAGCGCCGGTCTTACCACCCCGCCAACCGCGGCGGTCATGACGCCCCTGCGCGCCCCCGCCCAGCGGCCCAAGATCAGGTTCAAGATGGTGCGGATCGTCGCGGCGCTGATGCTGCGTGAGATCGCGACCCGCTACGGCCGCTCCCCCGGGGGCTACCTCTGGGTACTGGCCGAGCCGATGGCCGGCATTGCCCTGTTGTCGTTCATCTTTTCGATCACACTCGCTGCGCCGGCGATCGGCACCAACTTCCCGCTGTTCTATGCCAGCGGTTTCCTGCCTTTCGCCATGTACATGGAGCTCTCAGGAACGGTTGCGCGCTCGATCGCTTTCTCGCGGCCGTTTCTACAGTATCCGCCTGTAACCTATACAGATGCCCTTATCGCGCGCGTCCTATTGAATTTCGTTACGCAAATTGTCGTGTGCGGCATGATTTTTACGGGAATCGACCTGTTTTACGGCCTGCATACGGTATGGAACATACCCGCTCTTCTGGAGGGGGCAGTCCTCACCGCCCTGCTTGCGGTCGGGGTGGGGGTCATGAATTGCTATCTTTTTCTCGAGTTCCCGATTTGGGAGCGCATATGGTCAATTCTGATGCGACCGCTTTTCCTGATCTCGGGCGTATTCTACCTCTATTCCTCAATGCCGATGGCGGCCCAGAATGTGCTTTGGTTCAATCCATTGGTGCATTGCGTTGCCCTTGTGCGACGCGGCATTTACGGCACCTATGATGCCAGCTACGCCAGCCCCGCCTATGTGCTGATAGTCAGCGGGGTGCTGATCTTCTTCGGCATGCTGCTGTTGAACCGTCATCACCTGCGCCTGCTCGAGCGATAG